A single Bufo bufo chromosome 6, aBufBuf1.1, whole genome shotgun sequence DNA region contains:
- the SOCS3 gene encoding suppressor of cytokine signaling 3 has product MVTQSKFPSMSRALDSSLRLKTFSSRSEYNLVLSAVHKLQESGFYWSTVTGTQANLLLSSEPAGTFLIRDSSDHRHFFTLSVKTESGTKNLRIQCEPWGFSLQTDPRSSQPVPRFDCVLKLLRHYMAAKDSGSAKRSYYIYSGGERVPLLLSRPLSSSVSSLQHLCRKAVNGQEYGAREQLPLPIKDFLQEYDSPV; this is encoded by the coding sequence ATGGTCACTCAGAGCAAATTCCCGAGCATGAGCCGGGCATTGGACTCCAGCCTTCGGCTCAAGACCTTCTCCTCCCGAAGCGAGTACAACCTGGTGCTGAGCGCGGTGCACAAGCTGCAGGAGAGCGGATTCTACTGGAGCACGGTGACGGGCACCCAGGCCAACCTGCTCCTCAGCTCCGAACCGGCGGGCACCTTCCTTATCCGGGACAGTTCGGATCACAGGCATTTCTTCACCCTCAGTGTCAAAACCGAGTCTGGCACCAAGAACCTGCGCATCCAGTGCGAGCCTTGGGGCTTCTCTTTGCAGACTGACCCACGCAGTTCGCAGCCGGTGCCACGCTTCGACTGCGTATTGAAACTTCTCAGGCATTACATGGCCGCCAAGGACTCTGGCAGCGCCAAGCGGTCTTATTACATCTACTCCGGGGGTGAACGTGTCCCACTGCTGCTGTCTAGACCTCTGTCCTCAAGCGTCTCCTCCCTACAACATCTCTGCCGTAAGGCTGTGAACGGGCAAGAATACGGTGCCAGGGAGCAACTTCCGCTGCCCATCAAGGACTTCCTGCAGGAGTACGACTCCCCTGTATAA